From the Shewanella amazonensis SB2B genome, one window contains:
- a CDS encoding anthranilate synthase component II: MLLMIDNYDSFTFNLVQYFQQLGEEVVVRRHDDITLEEIAALAPDYLVISPGPCTPDDAGVSLDAITHFAGKLPILGVCLGHQAMAQVFGAKVIRAGRVMHGKTSDISHNNQRLFRGLNNPLRVTRYHSLLVESVPEGFVMDAWFDDPVHGREIMAISHKSLPLYGVQFHPESILTEQGLELLGNFLKIPV; the protein is encoded by the coding sequence ATGTTGCTCATGATAGACAACTACGACTCTTTTACCTTTAACCTGGTGCAGTATTTTCAGCAGCTGGGGGAAGAGGTGGTTGTCCGTCGCCATGACGATATTACGCTGGAGGAAATCGCTGCGCTGGCACCGGACTATTTGGTGATTTCACCCGGCCCCTGTACCCCGGATGACGCGGGTGTTTCCCTGGACGCCATCACTCATTTTGCCGGTAAGTTGCCCATTCTGGGGGTGTGCCTGGGGCATCAGGCGATGGCCCAGGTATTTGGCGCTAAAGTGATCCGTGCCGGAAGGGTGATGCATGGCAAAACCAGTGACATCAGCCATAACAATCAGCGCCTGTTTCGTGGCCTCAATAACCCGCTGAGGGTCACCCGTTATCACTCGCTGTTGGTGGAGTCCGTACCCGAAGGCTTTGTGATGGATGCCTGGTTTGACGATCCTGTCCATGGACGTGAAATCATGGCCATCAGCCATAAGTCCTTACCGCTGTATGGGGTGCAGTTCCATCCCGAATCCATCCTTACCGAGCAAGGGCTCGAATTGCTTGGTAATTTCCTTAAAATCCCCGTCTGA
- a CDS encoding GGDEF domain-containing protein, which produces MAFWGKRLLSYAKTGIEHCHGKTQERRLIQTNISVFIAVITILVFNLAFVLLGNPGLMYSGLVQLPFLLLLPLVLWFNRKGRRHEATLTLFLLVMLDAVSALMLAQGVTLGLQYYFLMFAVLPASYLDAKHWPTTLLLFLSNILLFGYFEVYGWQAHPSIAEVPTFTITLLRIIMVGSCATTVLVVILISEYYAAQNEQELQYLADTDSLTGLPNRRAFMGRLERTIKDRRSFSLLIIDVDHFKQINDTTGHQTGDAALQFLANQLNACIQGEDFAGRIGGEEFAMVQFCASPLEHLVRAESLRKTIASAHPDLGVGPVYLTVSIGVCMATPPVSLITLMAMADNALYEAKRSGRNCVQVAAAKSESVPPWQAVT; this is translated from the coding sequence ATGGCATTTTGGGGGAAACGGCTGCTCAGTTACGCCAAAACGGGTATAGAGCATTGTCACGGCAAAACGCAGGAACGCCGGCTCATCCAAACAAATATCAGTGTGTTTATTGCGGTCATCACCATATTGGTGTTTAACCTTGCCTTTGTGCTGCTTGGCAATCCGGGGTTGATGTATTCAGGGCTGGTGCAACTCCCATTTTTACTGTTATTACCGCTGGTGCTTTGGTTCAACCGCAAAGGGCGAAGACACGAGGCGACTCTGACCCTGTTTTTATTGGTGATGCTGGATGCGGTTAGCGCGCTTATGCTCGCTCAAGGGGTGACACTTGGACTTCAGTACTATTTTCTGATGTTTGCGGTGTTACCGGCATCCTATCTGGACGCCAAACATTGGCCGACCACCTTACTGCTGTTTTTAAGTAACATTCTGCTATTTGGCTATTTCGAAGTGTATGGCTGGCAAGCTCACCCCAGCATTGCCGAAGTGCCGACATTCACCATCACACTGCTCAGAATAATAATGGTGGGTTCATGCGCAACCACGGTATTGGTGGTTATCCTGATAAGTGAGTACTACGCTGCACAAAATGAACAGGAACTGCAATATCTTGCGGATACGGACTCGCTGACCGGGCTGCCAAACCGGCGTGCTTTCATGGGGCGCCTGGAACGAACCATCAAAGACAGACGATCCTTTAGCCTGCTGATTATCGATGTTGACCATTTCAAGCAGATTAACGACACCACGGGGCACCAGACTGGCGACGCTGCACTGCAATTTTTGGCTAACCAGCTTAATGCGTGCATTCAGGGGGAAGACTTTGCCGGGCGGATTGGCGGCGAAGAGTTTGCTATGGTGCAGTTTTGCGCTTCGCCACTTGAGCATCTGGTCCGTGCCGAAAGTCTGCGAAAAACCATTGCCTCGGCACATCCAGACCTGGGCGTTGGCCCCGTATATTTAACGGTTTCCATCGGTGTGTGCATGGCAACACCGCCGGTGTCACTTATCACACTGATGGCCATGGCAGACAATGCACTCTATGAGGCCAAACGCAGTGGTCGCAACTGCGTCCAGGTAGCCGCCGCAAAATCTGAATCCGTGCCGCCATGGCAGGCAGTTACATGA
- a CDS encoding ClpXP protease specificity-enhancing factor has translation MKPLTPSRPYLLRAYYDWLMDNQLTPHVVVDAYVKGTQVPQQYVRDGQIVLNIAESAVGHLQLGNDAVEFNARFGGVPHQVVLPMASIVAIYARENGAGTVFDAEDAYLLDEGEDELLSVVESEPEEALTTEEPDGPDDPSPKRRGHLTVVK, from the coding sequence ATGAAACCTTTGACTCCAAGCCGTCCCTATTTGCTGCGGGCGTACTATGACTGGTTGATGGATAACCAGCTTACGCCCCACGTAGTAGTAGACGCCTATGTCAAAGGCACTCAGGTGCCCCAGCAGTATGTGCGTGATGGCCAGATTGTGCTGAACATCGCCGAGTCGGCTGTGGGGCACTTGCAACTGGGCAATGATGCTGTCGAGTTTAATGCGCGTTTCGGCGGTGTGCCCCATCAGGTGGTATTACCCATGGCCTCAATCGTGGCCATTTATGCCCGTGAAAATGGGGCCGGTACTGTATTTGATGCCGAAGATGCCTATCTGCTCGATGAAGGTGAAGACGAGCTGCTGTCTGTGGTTGAGTCAGAGCCGGAAGAGGCCCTGACTACAGAGGAGCCGGATGGGCCGGACGATCCCAGTCCCAAACGCCGCGGCCATTTAACTGTGGTCAAATAA
- the sspA gene encoding stringent starvation protein SspA, protein MALAANKRSIMTLFSGADDLYSHQVRIVLAEKGVTVDVLQVDPNDMPEDLLELNPYNSVPTLVDRELVLYESRIIMEYLDERFPHPPLMPVYPVSRGQSRLMMHRIDTDWYVLVDRIKKGDRADAARKELREGLIAISPLFGEMPYFMSEEFGLADCYLGPLLWRLPALGIHLDTGVAKDIKAYMTRIFDRESFKASLTEAEREMRMGM, encoded by the coding sequence ATGGCTCTTGCTGCCAACAAACGCTCTATCATGACTCTGTTTTCTGGCGCCGACGATCTCTACAGCCATCAAGTGCGTATTGTGCTGGCTGAAAAAGGCGTCACCGTTGATGTTTTACAGGTCGATCCCAACGACATGCCAGAGGATTTGCTCGAGCTGAATCCTTATAACTCTGTGCCGACGCTGGTGGATCGCGAGCTGGTGTTGTATGAGTCACGCATCATCATGGAATACCTGGATGAGCGTTTCCCACACCCACCGCTGATGCCGGTTTATCCGGTTTCCCGCGGCCAAAGCCGTTTGATGATGCACCGTATCGATACCGATTGGTACGTGCTGGTTGATCGCATCAAGAAAGGTGACCGTGCCGATGCCGCCCGTAAAGAGCTCCGTGAAGGCCTGATCGCCATTTCACCACTGTTTGGTGAAATGCCTTACTTTATGAGCGAAGAGTTCGGCCTGGCTGATTGCTACCTCGGCCCCTTGCTGTGGCGTTTGCCTGCTCTGGGTATTCACCTGGACACAGGCGTGGCCAAAGATATCAAGGCGTACATGACCCGCATCTTCGATCGCGAGTCGTTCAAGGCGTCACTGACTGAAGCCGAGCGCGAAATGCGCATGGGTATGTAA
- a CDS encoding cytochrome c1, with product MKKLLIALVALVPTLGFAAGGHNVHLEKANIDLNDKESLVRGLDLFQHYCSGCHSTQYQRYERVANDLGVSIDEMRTKFVFTGAKVGELMENAIPEKDAAKWFGAAPPDLTLAARVRGEDWVYSYLKGFYKDPSRPFGVNNTVFPSVGMPHVLEGLQGIAVKQADGSLVATGGKLSAEEYDQAARDITGFLVYSAEPIKLERQALGIWVLGFLFIFFVVAYFLKKEYWKDVH from the coding sequence ATGAAAAAGTTACTCATTGCTTTGGTTGCTCTGGTGCCCACTCTTGGCTTCGCCGCTGGCGGCCACAACGTGCACCTGGAAAAGGCCAATATCGATCTGAACGATAAAGAGTCTCTGGTTCGTGGTCTGGACTTGTTCCAGCACTACTGCTCAGGCTGTCACAGCACTCAGTATCAGCGCTATGAGCGTGTTGCCAACGACCTGGGCGTCTCTATTGATGAGATGCGTACCAAGTTCGTGTTCACCGGTGCCAAAGTCGGTGAACTGATGGAAAACGCCATTCCTGAGAAAGACGCTGCCAAATGGTTCGGTGCTGCGCCACCGGATCTGACGTTGGCCGCCCGTGTGCGTGGCGAAGACTGGGTTTACTCTTACCTCAAGGGTTTCTATAAAGACCCAAGCCGTCCTTTCGGCGTGAACAACACTGTATTCCCTTCTGTGGGTATGCCGCATGTGTTGGAAGGTTTGCAGGGTATCGCGGTTAAGCAGGCAGACGGCAGTCTGGTTGCCACCGGCGGTAAGTTGAGTGCTGAAGAGTACGATCAGGCTGCCCGTGACATCACAGGTTTCCTGGTGTACTCAGCAGAACCTATCAAACTGGAGCGTCAGGCTCTGGGTATTTGGGTGCTCGGCTTCCTGTTTATCTTCTTTGTTGTGGCCTACTTCCTGAAGAAAGAATACTGGAAGGATGTACACTGA
- a CDS encoding cytochrome b, producing MVKNIIDWIDARIPMTATYNRHVGQYATPKNFNFWYFFGSLALLVLVNQILTGIWLTMNYVPTAEGAFASIEYIMRDVEYGWLLRYMHSTGASAFFVVVYLHMFRGLIYGSYQKPRELLWLFGMLIFLVLMAEAFMGYLLPWGQMSYWGAQVIISLFGAIPVIGDDLTLWIRGDYVVSGATLNRFFALHVIALPLVLVVLVFLHLIALHEVGSNNPDGIEIKKNKDENGWPVDGIPFHPYYTVKDIMGVAGFLIVFCYVLFFMPEGGGYFLEKPNFEAANPMKTPEHIAPVWYFTPFYAILRAVPHKLGGVIMMGLSIAVLFLLPWLDRCKVKSVRYRSMIHKLNIAQFSVSFVVLGYLGAVPASPALTIAAQVFTITYFGFFVALWVYSKNEKTKPVPARLTK from the coding sequence ATGGTTAAGAACATTATCGATTGGATCGATGCCCGTATCCCAATGACGGCGACCTATAATCGTCATGTTGGTCAGTACGCGACCCCAAAGAACTTTAACTTCTGGTACTTCTTCGGTTCGCTGGCACTGTTGGTGCTGGTAAACCAGATCCTCACCGGTATCTGGCTGACCATGAACTACGTACCTACCGCAGAAGGCGCCTTCGCCTCCATTGAATACATCATGCGCGATGTGGAATATGGTTGGTTGTTGCGTTATATGCACTCCACAGGGGCCTCTGCATTCTTCGTGGTGGTATATCTGCACATGTTCCGTGGTCTTATCTACGGTTCATACCAGAAACCACGTGAACTGCTGTGGCTGTTCGGTATGCTGATTTTCCTCGTGCTGATGGCCGAAGCCTTCATGGGCTATCTGCTGCCATGGGGCCAGATGTCATACTGGGGTGCGCAGGTAATTATCTCTCTGTTTGGTGCCATCCCTGTTATTGGTGATGATCTGACTCTGTGGATCCGTGGTGACTACGTGGTATCAGGCGCGACCCTGAACCGCTTCTTCGCCCTGCACGTGATTGCACTGCCGTTGGTGCTGGTTGTTCTGGTGTTCCTGCACCTGATTGCCCTGCACGAAGTGGGTTCAAACAACCCCGACGGTATCGAAATCAAGAAGAACAAGGACGAAAACGGCTGGCCCGTTGACGGTATTCCTTTCCACCCTTACTACACCGTGAAAGACATCATGGGTGTGGCGGGCTTCCTGATAGTGTTCTGCTACGTGTTGTTCTTCATGCCAGAAGGTGGTGGTTACTTCCTCGAGAAGCCTAACTTCGAAGCTGCTAACCCAATGAAGACCCCTGAGCACATTGCACCTGTATGGTACTTCACCCCCTTCTACGCGATTCTGCGTGCGGTTCCGCACAAGCTGGGTGGCGTGATCATGATGGGTCTGTCGATTGCCGTACTGTTCCTGCTGCCATGGCTGGATCGTTGTAAGGTGAAGTCAGTTCGCTATCGCAGCATGATCCACAAGCTGAACATTGCTCAGTTCTCTGTGTCTTTCGTCGTACTGGGCTACCTCGGTGCCGTGCCAGCTTCACCAGCACTGACCATTGCTGCTCAAGTGTTCACCATCACCTATTTTGGCTTCTTCGTAGCCCTGTGGGTGTACAGCAAGAATGAGAAGACCAAGCCAGTTCCAGCGAGGTTGACTAAATAA
- the petA gene encoding ubiquinol-cytochrome c reductase iron-sulfur subunit → MSNAPVDSGRRRFLTAATAVVGGAGAVAVAVPFIKSWNPSAKAKAAGAPVEVNISKLEPGQLIRVEWRGKPVWVVRRTEEVLKQLPELDGQLRDPASDELQQPVYAQNGVRSIKPEYFIAVGICTHLGCSPTYLPDSFGEQVEGVSSGFFCPCHGSKFDMAGRVFQGVPAPLNLVIPPHQYLDDANVIIGVDGETA, encoded by the coding sequence ATGAGCAATGCGCCAGTCGATTCCGGACGTCGCAGATTCCTGACAGCCGCAACCGCTGTAGTTGGCGGTGCTGGTGCCGTCGCTGTAGCGGTTCCTTTTATCAAGTCATGGAATCCGAGCGCCAAGGCGAAAGCTGCAGGTGCGCCGGTAGAAGTTAATATCAGCAAGCTGGAACCAGGTCAGTTGATCCGTGTAGAGTGGCGCGGTAAACCCGTTTGGGTTGTACGCCGCACCGAGGAAGTGCTTAAGCAACTTCCCGAGCTCGATGGGCAGCTGCGTGATCCTGCGTCTGATGAACTACAGCAACCCGTGTATGCCCAAAACGGCGTACGTTCTATCAAGCCAGAGTACTTTATCGCTGTTGGTATCTGTACTCACCTGGGCTGTTCTCCTACCTATCTGCCAGATTCATTTGGCGAGCAGGTTGAAGGTGTAAGCTCTGGCTTCTTCTGTCCTTGCCACGGCTCCAAGTTTGACATGGCCGGCCGCGTATTCCAGGGTGTTCCTGCACCACTGAACCTGGTGATCCCTCCACACCAGTATCTTGACGATGCGAATGTGATCATCGGTGTCGACGGGGAGACTGCATAA
- the hflC gene encoding protease modulator HflC, with the protein MSRLILVILVVVIAVMSSSLMVVNEGERAIVSRFNAIVKENVDGTERTKVFEPGLHFKMPFIDTVRNLDARVQTLDGAADRFVTSEKKDLMVDSYVKWRIQDFEKYYLSTNGGIKSNAEALLQRKVNSDLRTEFGQRTIKEIVSGVRAGEAIDKENSGRDELQRNALENVRKSAEDLGIEVVDVRVKQINLPTNVSSSIFQRMRAERQAVAKEHRAKGREEAEKIRATADANVVVRLSNAQRNAQVIRGDGDAVAAKIYADAYKKDPEFYAFLRSLDAYKASFSGSGNMMVLEPDSEFFRYMKESKPK; encoded by the coding sequence ATGAGTCGTTTAATATTGGTTATTCTGGTGGTGGTGATTGCTGTGATGAGTTCGTCTCTCATGGTAGTCAACGAGGGTGAACGTGCCATCGTGTCGCGCTTTAACGCCATCGTAAAAGAAAACGTTGACGGTACCGAGCGCACCAAGGTGTTCGAACCTGGTTTGCATTTCAAGATGCCCTTTATCGATACAGTGCGTAATCTCGATGCCCGGGTGCAAACCCTGGATGGGGCTGCAGACCGTTTCGTGACTTCCGAGAAGAAAGACCTGATGGTGGATTCTTACGTGAAGTGGCGCATCCAGGACTTCGAAAAGTACTACCTGTCTACCAACGGTGGTATCAAGTCCAATGCTGAAGCTCTGCTGCAGCGCAAGGTGAACAGCGACCTGCGTACCGAGTTTGGTCAGCGCACCATTAAGGAAATTGTATCCGGCGTACGTGCTGGCGAAGCCATCGACAAGGAAAACTCCGGTCGTGACGAGCTGCAACGCAACGCTCTGGAAAATGTCCGCAAGAGTGCCGAAGACCTCGGGATTGAAGTGGTCGACGTACGGGTGAAGCAGATTAACCTGCCAACCAATGTGAGCTCTTCCATCTTCCAACGTATGCGTGCCGAGCGTCAGGCCGTGGCGAAAGAACATCGCGCCAAAGGTCGTGAGGAAGCCGAAAAGATCCGTGCAACCGCCGATGCCAACGTCGTGGTTCGCCTCTCCAACGCCCAGCGTAACGCCCAGGTGATCCGCGGTGATGGTGATGCAGTAGCGGCCAAGATTTATGCCGACGCTTACAAGAAGGACCCTGAGTTCTATGCCTTCCTGAGAAGTCTTGATGCCTACAAGGCGAGCTTCTCTGGTAGCGGCAACATGATGGTGCTTGAACCGGATAGTGAATTCTTCCGCTATATGAAAGAATCCAAACCAAAATAA
- the hflK gene encoding FtsH protease activity modulator HflK encodes MAWNEPGNKGQDPWGNKGGNDKGPPDLDEVFRNISKRFGGKGNGLGFGGLGLIIALGAAVWFLSGFYTIKTAERGVHLRFGEYIGEVGPGLRWKATFIDEVYPVDVEARRTIPASGSILTSDENVVLVELAVQYKVTDAYQYMFSAVDANSSLREATDSALRYVVGHSKMDDILTTGRDKIRTDTWAELERIIEPYKLGLTIMDVNFLPARPPEEVKDAFDDAIAAQEDEQRFIREAEAYQREVEPRARGQEQRIAEDARAYKEQVVQQAQGAVARFEKLLPEYKAAPEVTRQRMYIEAMEEVLSGNNKVLIDAKNNGNLLYLPLDKMITPSAAVPTSDDSGITSTTHLDTGALQRSTGLPVSGRPSREDRVRQGRE; translated from the coding sequence ATGGCTTGGAACGAGCCCGGTAACAAGGGGCAGGACCCTTGGGGAAACAAAGGCGGCAACGATAAAGGGCCGCCGGATCTGGACGAAGTCTTTCGCAATATTTCCAAACGTTTTGGCGGCAAGGGCAATGGCCTGGGCTTTGGTGGCCTGGGGTTAATTATCGCGCTTGGTGCTGCTGTATGGTTCCTCTCCGGTTTTTACACCATCAAAACCGCAGAGCGCGGTGTACATCTGCGCTTTGGTGAGTACATTGGTGAAGTTGGTCCCGGTCTGCGCTGGAAAGCCACCTTTATTGATGAAGTGTATCCGGTCGATGTGGAAGCCCGTCGTACCATCCCGGCTTCTGGCAGCATTCTGACTTCCGATGAGAACGTGGTGCTGGTCGAGCTGGCTGTGCAGTACAAGGTGACTGATGCATACCAGTACATGTTCAGTGCTGTGGATGCCAATTCCTCCCTGCGTGAAGCCACCGACAGCGCACTGCGTTATGTGGTGGGCCACTCTAAGATGGATGACATTCTCACCACTGGCCGCGACAAAATCCGTACCGATACCTGGGCCGAGCTTGAGCGTATTATTGAGCCTTACAAGCTGGGTCTGACCATCATGGACGTTAACTTCCTGCCGGCACGTCCGCCGGAAGAAGTGAAAGATGCCTTCGATGATGCCATTGCCGCACAGGAAGATGAGCAGCGCTTTATCCGTGAAGCTGAAGCTTATCAGCGTGAAGTTGAGCCCCGTGCCCGTGGTCAGGAACAGCGTATTGCTGAAGATGCCCGCGCCTACAAAGAGCAGGTGGTTCAGCAGGCACAGGGTGCCGTTGCACGCTTTGAAAAGCTGCTGCCTGAATACAAGGCAGCGCCTGAGGTGACTCGCCAGCGCATGTATATCGAGGCCATGGAAGAAGTGCTTTCAGGTAACAACAAGGTGCTTATCGATGCCAAGAACAACGGTAATCTTCTGTATCTGCCATTGGATAAGATGATCACGCCTTCTGCTGCTGTGCCCACGTCAGACGACAGTGGTATCACGTCAACCACGCATCTGGATACCGGCGCCTTACAGCGCAGTACCGGACTGCCGGTAAGCGGCCGTCCTTCCCGTGAAGATCGTGTTCGCCAGGGGAGGGAGTAA
- the hflX gene encoding ribosome rescue GTPase HflX, protein MFDRYEAGETAVLVHIDFTDEGSREDLAELQLLVESAGARSVGVITGSRRAPDRKFFVGTGKAEELAAMVAATDANVVIFNHALSPAQERNLEHLCRCRVLDRTTLILDIFAQRARTHEGKLQVELAQLRHMSTRLVRGWTHLERQKGGIGLRGPGETQLETDRRLLRGRIKNINRRLEKVDKQREQSRRARQRSDMAAVSLVGYTNAGKSTLFNTLTSAEVYAADQLFATLDPTLRKLELPDGAAILADTVGFIRHLPHDLVAAFKATLQETREADLLLHVIDCADEKMRDNIEQVQAVLKEIDADEIPQLIVCNKIDLVEGIKPAIDRDDTGKPFRVWLSAQQNQGLDLLRQAVQELVGNVIAELTLKIPATAGHYLGQFYRLDAIQQKEYDDLGNCILSVRLPDADWRRLAKQSQGELETFIVDTATDRVVC, encoded by the coding sequence TTGTTTGATCGTTATGAGGCGGGAGAAACAGCGGTTCTTGTCCATATCGATTTTACCGACGAAGGCAGTCGGGAAGATCTCGCCGAATTGCAGTTATTGGTGGAATCGGCGGGTGCACGCTCCGTTGGTGTTATTACAGGAAGCCGTCGCGCGCCTGACCGCAAGTTTTTTGTGGGTACAGGCAAGGCTGAAGAGCTGGCTGCCATGGTGGCCGCGACCGATGCAAATGTAGTGATTTTTAACCATGCCCTGAGTCCGGCTCAGGAGCGGAATCTGGAGCACCTGTGTCGTTGTCGGGTGCTCGACAGGACAACCCTGATCCTGGATATTTTCGCTCAACGTGCCCGGACCCACGAAGGTAAGTTGCAGGTGGAGCTAGCGCAATTGCGCCACATGTCAACGCGCCTCGTGCGGGGCTGGACTCACCTTGAGCGCCAGAAGGGCGGTATTGGTCTGCGTGGTCCAGGTGAAACTCAGTTGGAAACCGACCGCCGCTTGCTGCGGGGACGGATCAAGAATATTAACCGCCGTCTGGAGAAGGTAGACAAACAGCGGGAGCAAAGCCGCAGGGCAAGGCAACGCAGTGACATGGCAGCGGTTTCTCTGGTTGGTTATACCAACGCAGGAAAGTCCACCTTGTTCAATACGTTGACCAGCGCTGAGGTGTACGCCGCCGATCAACTGTTTGCGACTCTGGATCCCACGCTGCGAAAACTCGAGTTGCCTGACGGTGCCGCGATTCTCGCAGACACAGTAGGATTCATCCGTCACCTTCCACATGACCTGGTTGCCGCCTTCAAGGCCACGCTGCAAGAGACCCGCGAAGCGGATCTTTTGTTACATGTAATTGATTGTGCAGATGAAAAGATGCGCGACAATATAGAGCAAGTGCAGGCGGTACTGAAGGAAATCGACGCCGATGAGATACCTCAACTCATCGTGTGCAACAAGATTGACCTGGTTGAAGGCATTAAACCCGCCATCGATCGGGATGATACCGGAAAGCCTTTCCGGGTCTGGTTGTCTGCCCAGCAAAACCAAGGCTTGGATTTGCTCCGGCAGGCGGTTCAGGAGTTGGTTGGCAATGTCATTGCCGAGCTAACCCTGAAAATCCCGGCAACCGCCGGGCATTATCTTGGCCAGTTTTATCGACTGGATGCGATACAGCAGAAAGAGTATGACGATCTGGGGAACTGTATCTTGTCTGTTCGTTTGCCTGATGCCGATTGGCGCAGGCTGGCTAAACAGAGTCAAGGTGAGTTGGAAACCTTTATTGTCGATACAGCGACTGATAGGGTAGTTTGTTAA
- the hfq gene encoding RNA chaperone Hfq, protein MAKGQSLQDPFLNALRRERVPVSIYLVNGIKLQGQVESFDQFVILLKNTVSQMVYKHAISTVVPSRPFNVGSHQGGSSNYNAQQDDSAGEQ, encoded by the coding sequence ATGGCTAAGGGGCAATCTTTACAAGACCCATTTTTGAACGCACTGCGCCGTGAGCGTGTTCCCGTTTCTATCTATTTGGTTAACGGCATCAAGCTTCAGGGACAGGTTGAGTCTTTCGACCAGTTCGTGATCCTGTTGAAAAACACTGTAAGCCAGATGGTTTACAAGCACGCCATTTCTACCGTTGTTCCATCCCGTCCATTCAATGTGGGCAGTCATCAGGGTGGCAGCAGCAACTACAATGCCCAACAAGACGACAGTGCCGGCGAACAGTAA
- the miaA gene encoding tRNA (adenosine(37)-N6)-dimethylallyltransferase MiaA — protein MTSLPKVLFLMGPTASGKTALALDMAEHHNCEIISVDSALIYRGMDIGTAKPTASELARAPHKLIDILDPLESYSAADFRADAVREIEETLSRGKTPLLVGGTMMYFKTLLDGLSPLPSADDAVRAQIAAEVEARGWQALHDELRNIDPVSAERIHPNDPQRLSRAIEVYRISGKTLTELTKIKAESLPYHMVQFAIAPQDRTVLHGLIAKRFQQMLAEGFIGEVETLKARGDLHLELPSMRCVGYRQAWQYLDGEFDHATMVEKAVAATRQLAKRQLTWLRGWPELHWLASGDEGNLDKLVQQSR, from the coding sequence ATGACTTCCCTGCCCAAGGTGCTGTTTCTAATGGGGCCAACGGCTTCAGGCAAGACGGCGCTGGCGCTGGACATGGCTGAACATCACAACTGTGAGATTATTTCGGTCGACTCGGCGCTTATCTATCGTGGCATGGATATAGGGACCGCCAAACCCACAGCTTCGGAGCTGGCGAGGGCGCCCCACAAGCTGATAGATATCCTGGACCCGCTCGAGAGTTACTCGGCGGCAGATTTCAGAGCCGATGCTGTCAGGGAGATAGAAGAGACGCTATCCCGTGGTAAAACCCCGCTGCTTGTTGGGGGGACCATGATGTATTTCAAGACGTTACTCGATGGTTTATCACCTTTACCCAGTGCAGATGACGCCGTGAGGGCTCAAATTGCTGCCGAGGTTGAGGCGCGGGGATGGCAGGCGCTCCATGACGAATTACGCAACATAGATCCTGTCTCTGCCGAGCGTATTCATCCCAATGATCCCCAGCGCTTGTCGCGGGCCATTGAAGTGTACCGAATAAGTGGCAAGACACTGACAGAGCTGACTAAAATTAAAGCCGAGTCTTTGCCTTACCATATGGTGCAGTTTGCCATTGCACCGCAAGACAGAACCGTGCTGCACGGTCTTATCGCAAAGCGATTTCAGCAGATGCTCGCCGAAGGCTTTATCGGTGAAGTGGAAACCCTGAAGGCTCGCGGGGATCTGCACCTTGAACTGCCCTCAATGCGCTGCGTAGGTTACAGGCAGGCATGGCAGTATCTGGATGGTGAATTTGACCATGCTACCATGGTCGAAAAAGCTGTGGCCGCCACTAGGCAATTGGCAAAGCGTCAATTAACATGGTTGCGGGGATGGCCTGAGTTACACTGGTTGGCCAGCGGCGACGAAGGGAATTTAGACAAACTTGTGCAGCAATCCCGGTAG